One genomic segment of Caloranaerobacter ferrireducens includes these proteins:
- a CDS encoding helix-turn-helix domain-containing protein produces MQVNIEYVNSFISRKDISQNELARQMNLSKGTLSNVLLGRRGVGRKFIASFLRVFPEAEIEKLVINSKAIK; encoded by the coding sequence ATGCAGGTAAATATTGAATATGTTAATTCATTTATTAGCAGAAAAGACATTAGTCAAAATGAACTAGCAAGGCAAATGAATCTCTCTAAAGGGACACTGAGTAATGTTCTGTTAGGAAGAAGAGGAGTAGGAAGAAAGTTTATAGCATCTTTTCTTCGAGTATTTCCTGAGGCAGAGATAGAAAAATTAGTGATTAACAGTAAAGCAATTAAATGA